In the Phaseolus vulgaris cultivar G19833 chromosome 7, P. vulgaris v2.0, whole genome shotgun sequence genome, one interval contains:
- the LOC137828593 gene encoding malate dehydrogenase [NADP], chloroplastic, translating into MAVTQFSPTCSKPRLHSSQLSFLSRTLPRHRLCSFAPLNRTQHAKISCSVAPNEVQVPAVKTLDPKNKAECYGVFCLTYDLRAEEETRSWKKLINIAVSGAAGMIANHLLFKLASGEVFGPDQPVALKLLGSERSIQALEGVAMELEDSLFPLLREVSIGIDPYEVFQDAEWALLIGAKPRGPGMERADLLDINGQIYAAQGRALNAVASRNVKVIVVGNPCNTNALICLKNAPNIPAKNFHALTRLDENRAKCQLALKAGVFYDKVSNVTIWGNHSTTQVPDFLNAKIDGLPVKEVVQDHRWLEEEFTEKVQKRGGALIQKWGRSSAASTSVSIVDAIRSLVTPTPEGDWFSSGVYSNGNPYGISEGIVFSMPCRSKGDGDYELVKDVIFDDYLRQRIAKTEAELLAEKRCVAHLTGEGIAVCDLPGDTMLPGEM; encoded by the exons ATGGCTGTGACACAGTTCAGCCCCACTTGCTCAAAACCTCGTCTTCACTCATCCCAGCTCTCTTTCCTATCAAGGACTCTCCCCAGACACCGCCTCTGTTCTTTTGCGCCACTTAATAGAACTCAGCACGCTAAGATTTCCTGCTCTGTTGCACCAAA TGAAGTGCAGGTGCCAGCTGTGAAAACCCTGGATCCCAAGAATAAGGCTGAGTGCTATGGTGTCTTTTGCCTTACCTATGATTTGAGGGCT GAAGAAGAGACAAGATCCTGGAAGAAACTAATTAACATTGCAGTTTCAGGTGCTGCTGGAATGATTGCAAATCATCTACTTTTCAAA CTTGCATCTGGTGAAGTTTTTGGTCCAGATCAACCTGTTGCTCTCAAATTACTGGGATCAGAACGGTCAATCCAAGCCCTTGAAG GTGTTGCAATGGAACTGGAAGACTCTTTGTTTCCTTTGTTGAGGGAGGTGAGTATTGGTATTGATCCTTATGAAGTGTTCCAAGATGCAGAATGGGCTTTGCTAATAGGTGCAAAGCCTCGAGGACCTGGAATGGAGCGAGCAGACTTGTTAGACATAAATGGGCAGATTTATGCAGCGCAG GGAAGAGCATTGAATGCTGTGGCCTCCCGCAATGTCAAAGTTATAGTAGTGGGAAACCCTTGCAATACAAA TGCATTAATATGCTTGAAGAATGCTCCTAACATTCCTGCAAAAAATTTCCATGCTTTGACTCGCTTAGACGAGAACAGAGCAAAATGTCAG CTAGCCCTCAAGGCAGGTGTCTTCTATGATAAAGTGTCAAATGTGACAATATGGGGAAACCACTCAACTACTCAG GTCCCCGACTTCTTAAATGCTAAAATTGATGGTTTGCCTGTCAAAGAGGTGGTTCAGGATCATAGGTGGTTGGAGGAAGAGTTCACTGAAAAGGTTCAAAAG AGAGGTGGTGCACTTATTCAAAAATGGGGAAGATCATCAGCAGCATCAACTTCTGTGTCAATTGTTGACGCCATTCGATCTTTAGTAACTCCTACTCCTGAGGGTGATTGGTTTTCTTCTGGT GTATATAGCAATGGAAATCCTTATGGAATATCTGAGGGTATTGTTTTCAGTATGCCATGTCGATCAAAG GGCGATGGTGATTATGAACTTGTCAAGGATGTCATATTTGATGACTACCTCCGGCAGCGGATAGCAAAG ACTGAAGCTGAGTTGTTGGCTGAGAAGAGATGTGTGGCTCACCTAACGGGCGAG GGAATTGCTGTTTGTGATCTACCTGGTGATACCATGCTCCCAGGAGAAATGTAA